Proteins encoded in a region of the Planococcus shixiaomingii genome:
- a CDS encoding sensor domain-containing protein, with translation MSEMQELLSDNLVFNHIPFPIIIMDKNGLAVWCNRHAERIFQIESETIKGKPIPYMNPEKAALLKQPWEAILHSREPIRFEDVEIELNDGIRIYTTVVAKAFTSEQDRFVMTIFEVDESQAEGSASRELESLRQGLDDSFMLLYFDDEFLITYANPLFLKLSKWTPKRILGKPIWQMFDDETADVHLVETIMSTLKNGNVWNGEVKKLKKDGEVYWVDLTAIPMHVLGEDTYYIFLEKDITATKNAQHHLEEIAFIDPVTGLENRHRLEQVVNEFIEEQKHFSFVFLDIDHFYTLRDVSETDTENQLLIEFTKRLRTYFSDSIITRAGLHEFALITPLSNWFIEGFLHYLQQHPIYLHGAAIPMTVSGAITRYPEDQQSFVHLIKASHATVKKVKDRGGSAISILTADDHEQLNRKAQIEKRLIHALDRRNLQLLYQPQVNLRTGEVERVEALVRWNDSEVGIVPPNELIPIAEESGMIHEIGLFVLETVCAQLKDWNSRGLDLHVSINSSIREFRDKDMATALMKQVELHGCDPRSLTIEITEKFALEAEAERSIIRQMQQLHQQGLNFTLDDFGTGYASFRYMLLLPISSLKIDRTIIQSITRQEKMQKMINGMIQFGKSLDFQVTAEGVETNEQLELLRAMECDSIQGFIISHPMEAAELEKWLK, from the coding sequence ATGAGTGAAATGCAAGAACTGTTATCCGATAACCTCGTTTTTAATCATATCCCTTTTCCCATTATTATTATGGATAAAAACGGGCTCGCTGTATGGTGCAACCGCCATGCAGAACGAATTTTTCAAATCGAATCGGAGACGATCAAAGGAAAACCTATCCCTTATATGAATCCTGAAAAAGCTGCTTTGCTGAAGCAGCCTTGGGAAGCGATACTACATAGCAGAGAACCGATACGATTTGAAGATGTCGAAATCGAGCTGAATGATGGTATACGGATTTACACAACTGTTGTTGCGAAAGCTTTCACTTCCGAGCAGGATCGATTTGTCATGACTATTTTCGAAGTCGACGAATCTCAAGCAGAGGGCTCGGCGAGCAGAGAATTGGAAAGCTTGCGCCAAGGCTTGGACGATTCATTTATGCTCCTTTACTTTGACGATGAGTTTCTGATCACATACGCAAATCCATTGTTTTTAAAATTGAGTAAATGGACTCCAAAGCGGATTCTTGGAAAACCGATATGGCAAATGTTTGATGACGAAACGGCCGATGTTCACTTAGTGGAAACCATTATGTCTACCTTAAAGAACGGCAATGTCTGGAATGGCGAAGTAAAAAAGCTTAAAAAAGACGGAGAAGTTTATTGGGTGGATTTAACTGCTATTCCTATGCACGTTTTGGGTGAAGATACATATTATATTTTCCTTGAAAAAGACATCACTGCTACAAAAAATGCGCAGCATCATCTAGAGGAAATCGCCTTTATCGACCCAGTAACCGGTTTGGAAAATCGTCACCGCTTAGAACAAGTGGTGAACGAGTTCATAGAAGAACAAAAACATTTTTCATTTGTCTTTTTGGACATTGATCATTTTTATACGCTTCGGGACGTCTCGGAAACAGATACAGAAAATCAATTGCTGATAGAATTTACAAAGCGTTTGCGAACATATTTCTCAGACTCTATCATTACCCGTGCGGGACTGCATGAATTTGCTTTGATCACTCCGCTCAGCAATTGGTTTATCGAAGGATTCCTTCATTATTTGCAGCAGCACCCGATCTACCTACACGGCGCCGCTATTCCGATGACTGTCAGCGGAGCCATTACACGGTACCCTGAAGACCAGCAATCTTTTGTCCATTTGATCAAGGCTTCACATGCAACGGTCAAGAAAGTTAAAGACCGCGGCGGGAGCGCCATCTCCATTCTGACTGCAGACGACCACGAACAATTAAACCGTAAAGCGCAGATTGAAAAGCGCCTTATCCATGCGCTTGACCGGCGCAACCTGCAATTGCTTTACCAGCCACAAGTCAACTTGAGAACCGGTGAAGTCGAACGGGTGGAAGCGCTCGTTCGCTGGAACGACAGCGAAGTGGGCATTGTGCCTCCAAATGAATTGATTCCGATTGCCGAAGAAAGTGGCATGATCCATGAAATTGGCTTGTTCGTTCTTGAAACAGTGTGTGCCCAACTAAAAGATTGGAATTCCCGCGGGCTGGATTTGCACGTAAGCATCAATTCTTCAATACGTGAATTCCGCGATAAAGACATGGCGACTGCATTGATGAAACAAGTTGAATTGCATGGCTGTGATCCACGGTCACTAACAATCGAAATTACAGAAAAATTTGCTCTGGAAGCAGAAGCTGAACGCTCCATTATCCGGCAAATGCAGCAATTGCATCAACAAGGGTTAAACTTTACACTAGATGATTTCGGTACTGGCTATGCATCTTTCCGTTACATGCTTTTATTGCCAATTTCTTCCCTAAAAATCGACCGGACCATTATCCAATCGATCACACGGCAAGAGAAAATGCAAAAAATGATCAACGGGATGATCCAATTCGGCAAATCACTCGATTTCCAAGTGACGGCTGAAGGCGTCGAAACAAACGAACAGCTCGAATTGCTCCGCGCTATGGAGTGCGACAGCATCCAAGGATTTATCATCAGCCATCCGATGGAAGCGGCCGAACTTGAGAAATGGTTAAAATAA
- a CDS encoding copper resistance D family protein, with amino-acid sequence MTIFTAIADFLLYTVISYLAGSVVLKFIPEAKKPRISESKTLLLICVAGVALFSLAPVIELVVFLKNGEGWAGTFWTVLIESSAGHGWLVTLALSLLLGFAIFFNTSKYNQAYYLILLILVIGFFSHVASLSLWAGFASHSIHFFFMAIWTGVLLQVAWFSTDSTNWPRFLVWFTPFAIFCVAVLIASGLFIMFYFVELENYADSWVLPYGQMLLLKHLSIVPLLAAAFINGFLHRGRAFNVKWLRIESLLLLLVFLFTAFMSKQAPPHEINYTFRAEGAAPLVQWLKGEQWIPIDATLAWSVNGIAFLIIGLLLLGMMVFSSYRQVSTWLSFLFGTGFIVTVYIGLMLNVSF; translated from the coding sequence ATGACGATTTTCACAGCGATAGCTGATTTTTTGCTTTATACGGTTATTTCGTATCTTGCTGGATCGGTTGTTTTGAAATTTATCCCAGAAGCCAAAAAACCACGAATTTCCGAATCAAAGACCTTACTGCTGATATGCGTTGCAGGCGTTGCACTTTTTTCGCTTGCACCGGTAATTGAACTGGTGGTTTTTTTGAAAAACGGCGAAGGATGGGCCGGCACTTTCTGGACGGTCTTGATAGAGTCGAGTGCGGGGCACGGCTGGCTCGTTACCCTTGCGTTATCGCTTCTTTTAGGGTTTGCCATTTTCTTTAATACATCAAAATACAATCAGGCCTATTATTTAATTCTTTTAATTTTAGTTATCGGTTTCTTTAGCCATGTTGCCTCGCTGTCTCTTTGGGCAGGGTTTGCCAGCCATTCCATTCATTTCTTTTTTATGGCGATTTGGACAGGAGTGCTCTTGCAAGTTGCCTGGTTTTCAACAGACAGCACCAATTGGCCACGTTTCTTGGTCTGGTTTACGCCATTTGCCATTTTTTGTGTAGCAGTTTTAATTGCCAGCGGCCTTTTTATTATGTTTTATTTCGTGGAACTGGAAAATTACGCCGATTCATGGGTGCTGCCGTACGGGCAGATGTTGCTTTTAAAGCATTTAAGCATTGTACCATTGCTTGCGGCCGCTTTTATCAACGGTTTTTTGCACAGGGGGCGTGCGTTTAATGTTAAATGGCTTAGAATAGAAAGCCTTTTGCTTCTATTGGTTTTTCTTTTTACGGCGTTCATGAGCAAGCAAGCACCGCCTCATGAAATCAACTATACATTTCGGGCAGAAGGCGCAGCGCCATTAGTGCAATGGTTGAAAGGCGAACAATGGATTCCGATTGATGCAACTCTTGCCTGGTCAGTTAATGGAATTGCTTTTCTTATTATAGGACTACTGCTGCTTGGCATGATGGTTTTCAGTTCTTATCGCCAGGTTTCAACGTGGCTGTCGTTTCTTTTTGGAACAGGTTTTATCGTCACGGTTTACATTGGCTTGATGCTGAACGTTTCTTTCTAA
- a CDS encoding beta-propeller domain-containing protein: protein MVKKRGLWLLAAALIAIFGVAFAVMSDKVSVSASSIALAEQGWRANFSSELHPDAIKKGDLYITDSEGNPVNAEMALLENGKTIDVPELSVGEYKLHIKESAIKGGFLKSLSASEVSFVVQEKLQKLSNAEELEAYFEQLMVLEKNSGQPGLFNNAESAATEESADSSSASGSGGEEHSTTNNQVEGVDEADLVKTDGSYIYAISEAKVVITDVRNPEAMTVAKELAFKEEMYPQQLFLSDNVLVVLGSKYHIMPMEGDVLEYRPQTALTSVYLYNIEDPENPSLIREFGTEGNLNGARLTENILYFVTNMIPNYHILEEPDDGEIRPHVYDSKNGEAIQPLPYEKIAILPGTMAANYSIITAIDLAEPEKNEVKTEGYLGGSEQLYMTKDHLYVTASAYMPISEKEDEKLDMSIWLPQQTNTKIFKFALDGAEVEFEASAEVTGSLLNQFSMDEFNGYFRVATTEGFVWDEAAPSKNHLYVLDDKLTQVGSVEDLAPGERIYSARFIGDKAYMVTFKETDPLFVIDVSTPTAPKVLGELKIPGFSNYLHPLGDNHLIGFGYDTKLEPVKNGEPRVVTGGMKISLFDITDFANPLEKDTEIIGGAGTYSTLQYDHKALFTHADKSLYGFPVSIFREATGDYVEFEGAGAMIYTITPEGIEETANLLNERDAEFENWETSVQRILYIGDSLYTVSPSEVKSYNLDTFDLKDTVSYK from the coding sequence ATGGTGAAGAAGAGGGGTCTCTGGCTGCTGGCTGCGGCATTGATTGCAATTTTCGGGGTAGCTTTTGCTGTCATGAGCGATAAAGTTTCCGTCAGTGCATCTTCTATTGCCTTGGCGGAGCAGGGCTGGAGAGCAAACTTTTCTTCCGAGCTCCATCCCGATGCGATAAAAAAAGGCGATTTATACATCACTGATTCCGAGGGCAATCCGGTAAATGCCGAAATGGCATTGCTCGAAAATGGAAAGACCATCGACGTTCCGGAACTTTCAGTTGGCGAATACAAATTGCATATTAAGGAGTCAGCAATAAAAGGCGGCTTCCTAAAATCACTTTCTGCATCAGAAGTTTCGTTTGTGGTTCAGGAGAAATTACAAAAACTGTCTAATGCAGAAGAACTGGAAGCGTATTTTGAACAATTGATGGTTCTGGAGAAAAACAGCGGCCAACCGGGTTTATTCAACAACGCAGAATCCGCGGCTACGGAAGAATCGGCTGACAGCAGTTCTGCAAGTGGCAGTGGAGGGGAAGAACATTCCACTACCAACAACCAAGTTGAAGGCGTAGATGAAGCGGATCTGGTGAAAACCGACGGCTCTTATATTTATGCCATCAGCGAAGCAAAAGTGGTCATCACAGATGTGAGAAATCCAGAAGCGATGACAGTAGCAAAAGAATTGGCATTCAAAGAGGAGATGTATCCGCAGCAACTGTTCTTGTCGGACAATGTGTTGGTAGTGCTTGGAAGCAAATATCACATCATGCCGATGGAAGGTGATGTGCTTGAATACCGGCCGCAAACGGCGCTGACTTCGGTTTACTTGTACAATATCGAAGATCCGGAAAATCCGTCATTGATTCGGGAATTTGGGACAGAAGGAAATTTGAACGGTGCCCGTTTGACAGAGAATATTTTGTACTTTGTAACCAATATGATTCCGAATTACCACATTTTAGAGGAACCGGATGACGGAGAAATCCGCCCTCACGTATACGATTCGAAAAACGGGGAAGCAATCCAGCCATTGCCTTATGAAAAGATTGCCATTTTGCCTGGTACGATGGCAGCAAATTATAGCATCATAACGGCAATTGATTTGGCGGAACCGGAAAAAAATGAAGTTAAGACGGAAGGCTATCTTGGAGGCAGCGAACAGCTGTACATGACAAAAGACCATTTGTATGTAACGGCTTCGGCTTATATGCCGATTAGCGAAAAAGAAGATGAAAAGTTGGATATGTCGATTTGGCTGCCACAGCAAACGAATACAAAAATCTTCAAATTTGCGCTGGATGGTGCAGAGGTTGAGTTTGAAGCTTCAGCAGAAGTTACCGGTTCACTGCTCAATCAGTTTTCGATGGATGAGTTCAACGGTTATTTCCGAGTCGCGACCACAGAGGGGTTTGTTTGGGATGAGGCGGCGCCGTCCAAGAACCATTTATATGTGCTCGACGACAAATTAACGCAAGTCGGTTCGGTTGAAGATTTGGCTCCTGGTGAACGAATTTACTCAGCTCGTTTTATCGGAGACAAAGCCTATATGGTTACTTTCAAAGAAACGGATCCACTTTTTGTTATTGACGTTTCAACGCCAACTGCACCGAAAGTGTTGGGTGAACTGAAAATTCCTGGATTCTCAAACTACTTGCATCCGCTTGGAGACAATCATTTGATCGGTTTTGGCTATGATACAAAACTTGAACCGGTAAAAAATGGTGAGCCTCGCGTGGTAACCGGGGGCATGAAGATATCGTTGTTCGATATCACCGATTTTGCCAATCCCCTTGAAAAGGATACTGAAATCATTGGCGGCGCGGGAACCTATTCGACGCTTCAATACGACCATAAAGCATTGTTTACCCATGCGGATAAAAGCTTATACGGCTTCCCGGTCTCGATTTTTAGAGAAGCAACTGGCGATTACGTAGAATTTGAAGGGGCAGGCGCTATGATTTACACCATTACGCCGGAGGGAATAGAAGAAACGGCGAACTTGCTGAATGAAAGAGATGCCGAATTTGAAAATTGGGAAACCAGTGTACAGCGGATTCTTTACATCGGCGACTCGCTTTATACGGTTTCACCTAGTGAAGTGAAAAGCTATAACTTGGATACCTTCGATTTAAAGGATACTGTCAGCTATAAATAA
- a CDS encoding threonine/serine exporter family protein → MTQIRETRRELALDCCLLAGKIMMESGAETYRVEDTMMRMAVSQNMMNAHCFVTPTGIMFSPSDELATRYVRIKNRSTDLERVALVNAVSRKLVAGEYTLQEAYEEIQIIDQTDYSFSMQLQVMAAATASGCFLILMGGNWSDLPFAFLFGGLGYLIVETILAKTRVKIFSEFIAAFTIAVLALMVVKAGLGTDLDTIIIGSVMPLVPGLLITNAVRDLMAGHFVSGLSNGAEAFLTAFAIGAGVALVLSF, encoded by the coding sequence GTGACTCAAATAAGAGAGACGAGGCGGGAGCTTGCCCTAGACTGTTGTTTGCTAGCCGGTAAAATCATGATGGAAAGCGGTGCGGAAACTTACCGCGTGGAAGATACGATGATGCGCATGGCGGTATCGCAGAATATGATGAATGCCCATTGCTTTGTGACGCCGACAGGCATCATGTTCTCGCCGAGTGATGAACTTGCTACACGATATGTTCGTATTAAGAACAGAAGTACAGACTTGGAACGAGTGGCTCTTGTTAACGCGGTTTCAAGAAAACTGGTAGCCGGAGAATATACGCTGCAGGAAGCTTATGAAGAAATTCAAATTATCGATCAAACGGATTATTCGTTCAGCATGCAGCTGCAAGTAATGGCCGCCGCAACAGCAAGCGGCTGTTTTTTAATATTGATGGGAGGCAATTGGAGCGATTTGCCCTTCGCCTTTTTGTTTGGAGGACTGGGCTACTTGATCGTGGAAACGATATTAGCCAAAACCCGCGTCAAGATTTTTTCGGAATTCATAGCGGCGTTTACTATTGCTGTGTTGGCACTAATGGTTGTCAAAGCCGGTCTTGGAACAGATCTGGATACCATTATCATCGGCTCAGTCATGCCGCTTGTGCCCGGGCTGTTAATTACGAATGCAGTGCGTGATTTGATGGCTGGCCATTTTGTTTCAGGTTTATCGAACGGGGCGGAAGCCTTTTTGACCGCCTTCGCAATTGGTGCTGGAGTGGCGCTTGTTTTATCTTTTTAA
- a CDS encoding copper resistance CopC family protein: MKKIILAVVLLILALPITAQAHTTLTTSTPAEGEVMKEALKDVQLTFGTVIEQGSTMTLQGEETEFEFENITVSENVLTGTLNEELPNGAYTVEWKIIGADSHPIEGEIPFAIDVETVEEPVVENEGTASEEPAVEEEGTADEEPVAGEQTKASEAAAVEEKNNLIVTALMIAAALLLVIGMFRLFKKKQ, from the coding sequence ATGAAAAAAATTATTTTAGCTGTAGTATTACTAATTCTGGCACTGCCGATTACTGCGCAGGCCCATACGACATTGACGACTTCTACGCCTGCTGAAGGAGAAGTTATGAAAGAAGCTTTGAAGGACGTGCAGCTTACATTTGGCACAGTTATTGAACAGGGAAGCACAATGACCCTTCAAGGAGAAGAAACGGAATTTGAATTTGAAAACATCACAGTGTCTGAAAATGTACTGACAGGAACTTTGAACGAAGAGCTGCCAAACGGCGCGTATACGGTCGAGTGGAAAATTATCGGCGCAGACAGCCATCCGATTGAAGGCGAAATTCCATTTGCCATAGATGTCGAAACGGTTGAAGAGCCTGTAGTGGAGAATGAAGGAACCGCAAGCGAAGAGCCAGCGGTTGAAGAAGAAGGGACCGCGGATGAAGAACCTGTTGCCGGGGAACAAACGAAAGCGTCGGAAGCTGCAGCTGTAGAAGAGAAAAACAACCTGATAGTAACGGCCTTGATGATTGCCGCAGCGCTGTTGCTCGTGATTGGTATGTTCCGCCTCTTCAAGAAAAAACAATGA
- a CDS encoding zinc-dependent alcohol dehydrogenase — protein MKAVTFQGVKDMQVKEVEDPKIQKKDDIIVRITSTAICGTDLHIYQGALPTRKDYVIGHEPMGIVEEVGPEVTKVKKGDRIVLPFNVSCGECYYCSHDMESQCDNSNDNPHFDTGGYLGLTERYGDYQGAQAEYLRVPYGNFTPLLIPESTELEDESLLFLSDVLPTAWWSVESAGVKPGDTVVVLGCGPVGLMAQKFAWMFGAKRVIAVDELPYRMERAKKMNNVEIVDFSKHDNTGAFIHEITSGGAQVVIDCVGMDGKKSPAEAIQQKLKLQGGTLSAIDIAKDAVSKFGTIQLTGVYGLNYNQFPLGHMFERNVTIKTGQAPVIHLMPMLFEKIKNEEFDPREIISHVVPLEQASAAYEIFNDHLDECTKVVLKP, from the coding sequence ATGAAAGCAGTTACCTTTCAAGGTGTAAAGGATATGCAAGTTAAAGAAGTAGAAGATCCGAAAATCCAGAAAAAAGACGATATTATTGTACGCATCACCTCTACAGCAATATGTGGTACGGATTTGCATATCTATCAAGGTGCGTTGCCGACGAGAAAAGACTACGTCATCGGACACGAGCCAATGGGGATTGTAGAAGAAGTCGGACCGGAAGTGACGAAAGTAAAAAAAGGCGACCGCATCGTATTGCCGTTCAACGTCAGCTGTGGGGAATGTTATTATTGCAGCCATGATATGGAAAGCCAGTGCGATAATTCAAATGACAATCCGCATTTCGACACAGGCGGTTATCTGGGCTTAACGGAACGATACGGTGATTATCAAGGCGCACAAGCTGAATACTTACGAGTACCATACGGTAACTTTACACCGCTTCTCATTCCAGAATCAACGGAACTCGAAGATGAATCGTTGTTGTTTTTGTCAGATGTTCTTCCGACCGCTTGGTGGAGCGTTGAGAGTGCCGGAGTAAAACCAGGAGATACGGTAGTTGTACTTGGCTGCGGCCCGGTTGGTTTGATGGCGCAAAAATTTGCCTGGATGTTTGGGGCAAAACGGGTCATTGCGGTGGATGAACTTCCTTACCGTATGGAACGTGCGAAAAAAATGAATAATGTCGAGATTGTCGACTTTTCAAAACATGACAATACGGGAGCGTTTATCCATGAAATCACATCTGGCGGTGCTCAAGTGGTCATCGACTGTGTAGGGATGGACGGCAAAAAATCCCCTGCAGAAGCGATTCAGCAAAAATTGAAGCTTCAAGGCGGTACGCTTAGCGCGATTGATATCGCTAAAGATGCGGTCAGCAAGTTCGGGACGATTCAATTGACAGGCGTATACGGATTGAATTACAATCAATTCCCGTTGGGCCATATGTTTGAACGAAACGTAACCATCAAAACAGGGCAAGCACCAGTAATCCATTTGATGCCGATGCTGTTTGAAAAAATTAAAAACGAAGAATTCGACCCGCGCGAAATCATTTCGCATGTGGTGCCATTGGAACAAGCCAGCGCGGCATACGAAATTTTCAACGATCATTTAGACGAGTGTACGAAAGTAGTATTAAAACCGTAA
- a CDS encoding threonine/serine exporter family protein: MNWPLEAFLSFIAAASFGVIFNAPTRTLLSCGLVGMSGWLIYRSYFLVFDDSVQASFAGAFVVALVAHILAKKFRMPMIIFSIAGIIPLVPGSKAYNAMRNIVENNYLEAIAFASEALMISGAIAMGLVFAEVLIQLFFQQQAKRIQRKIGMTRE; encoded by the coding sequence ATGAATTGGCCTTTAGAAGCCTTTCTTAGTTTTATCGCAGCAGCTTCATTTGGTGTCATTTTTAACGCGCCTACAAGAACACTGTTAAGTTGTGGATTGGTCGGAATGAGCGGCTGGCTCATTTACCGTTCGTACTTTTTGGTTTTCGACGATTCGGTCCAGGCATCTTTTGCCGGAGCTTTCGTAGTGGCGCTTGTTGCACATATTTTAGCGAAAAAATTTCGCATGCCTATGATTATTTTCAGTATTGCCGGAATCATTCCGCTTGTTCCGGGAAGCAAGGCGTATAACGCGATGCGCAACATCGTAGAAAACAACTATTTGGAAGCCATCGCTTTTGCATCGGAAGCATTGATGATTTCAGGGGCCATTGCAATGGGCCTTGTTTTCGCGGAAGTGCTGATTCAGCTGTTTTTCCAGCAGCAAGCGAAAAGGATACAAAGAAAAATCGGTATGACACGTGAATAA
- a CDS encoding DMT family transporter has protein sequence MNRFKGIAMVLSGAMLWGATGPLIEWTLGYFNLSVPFLLTLRMTIAGVLLLLFLKLKKVQLTSIFRQGIWVRQLLVFAIFGMLGCQYAFVAAIEVSNAVVATLLQFLAPVYIILVVSLGQRKWPPFYQVVGMGGTLAGLFLLLTNGQLDKLTISGIALVWGLLLGLAFAFYTLYPARLMQEWGVLLVVAWSMLIGGVFIGLVNPIFLSTEWPKIMNWPAVISILGIIVIGTLAFVLFLSSLRFITAVETSILSAFEPLTAMILSVLWFNELLAPIQLFGAFAMLVFVTWLSLAGKEKLEEEKA, from the coding sequence TTGAATCGATTCAAAGGAATTGCTATGGTCTTGAGTGGCGCCATGCTATGGGGAGCTACAGGGCCGCTGATTGAATGGACGCTGGGCTATTTCAATCTGTCCGTTCCGTTTTTGTTGACGCTTCGCATGACAATAGCCGGTGTCTTGCTGCTTCTTTTTTTGAAATTAAAGAAAGTGCAGCTGACGTCTATTTTCCGGCAAGGAATCTGGGTGCGGCAGTTGCTTGTTTTCGCCATTTTCGGCATGCTCGGATGCCAGTATGCATTTGTTGCAGCAATCGAAGTGAGTAATGCAGTAGTCGCGACGCTTTTGCAATTTTTAGCGCCGGTCTACATCATCCTCGTTGTTTCGCTCGGCCAGCGGAAATGGCCGCCTTTTTATCAAGTGGTTGGTATGGGAGGAACACTTGCCGGATTGTTTTTGTTATTGACGAACGGTCAGCTGGATAAACTGACCATCAGTGGAATCGCATTAGTGTGGGGTCTCTTGCTTGGTTTGGCATTCGCCTTTTATACACTTTATCCGGCACGGTTGATGCAGGAATGGGGTGTTTTGCTGGTAGTCGCCTGGTCCATGTTGATCGGCGGTGTTTTTATCGGCTTGGTCAATCCTATTTTTCTTTCAACTGAATGGCCAAAAATTATGAATTGGCCAGCGGTCATCTCCATACTGGGGATTATTGTGATCGGAACCTTGGCATTTGTACTATTTTTAAGCAGCCTGCGGTTCATTACAGCGGTGGAGACGAGCATTCTGTCGGCGTTTGAGCCCTTGACTGCGATGATTCTTTCGGTTTTATGGTTTAATGAACTATTGGCTCCCATCCAATTGTTCGGAGCATTTGCCATGCTGGTATTTGTCACTTGGCTTTCACTCGCTGGAAAAGAAAAGCTGGAAGAAGAAAAAGCATAG